A genomic stretch from Natronomonas gomsonensis includes:
- a CDS encoding laminin B domain-containing protein, translating to MTRDNQLYDLTRRKLLVGAGAVGLASAGAGLGTSAFFSDTESFEGNTITAGTLDLLVGYESTYNGAPAENLAQMPSGTADGPAGLFYTLDDVKPGDSGSFQFCFELNTNPAYLWLCTEGTEDAENGQNGPEITAEGVDTDGLGELDDSILVDAAYCDSDGTPLEGGEIASGVTFAGLLAAFESGTPLNGDGVDATPGEQSPYPASSERGATTGPCVCFEWELPFEVGNEVQSDSLAFNVEFHAVQARNTNGTQNPCGEDIEAPADEPPNTDFEDGQDSGWQLFGDATTSEAQVVSTGGNLGAYLEGVDTATGGIWYFDAPESFLGDQSAFAGGSLAYDLTQSPAGSLVRDDIVLVGGGTTLTYRYDSSADFPALTPAWSEYEIPLDTSAGWRIGTSGSYGSRTPATSTQIAAVLGDLTALRIRGEFVNGNDTGGLDNPQFVAP from the coding sequence ATGACACGAGACAACCAACTGTACGATCTAACCCGGAGAAAGCTACTCGTGGGTGCCGGTGCCGTCGGCCTCGCTTCGGCGGGTGCTGGGCTCGGTACCTCCGCGTTCTTCAGCGACACCGAGAGTTTTGAGGGCAACACCATCACGGCCGGTACGCTCGATTTACTCGTCGGTTACGAGTCGACGTACAACGGCGCTCCAGCCGAGAACCTCGCTCAGATGCCGTCGGGAACGGCCGACGGCCCCGCGGGACTGTTCTACACGCTTGACGACGTGAAACCCGGCGACTCCGGGTCGTTTCAGTTCTGTTTCGAGTTGAACACCAACCCAGCCTATCTCTGGCTGTGCACCGAGGGGACGGAAGACGCCGAAAACGGACAGAACGGCCCCGAAATCACTGCAGAGGGTGTCGACACCGACGGACTCGGTGAACTCGACGACAGCATCCTCGTCGACGCCGCTTACTGCGATTCTGACGGTACGCCGCTCGAGGGGGGCGAAATCGCCTCGGGCGTGACGTTCGCGGGACTCCTCGCGGCGTTCGAATCCGGTACGCCCCTGAACGGCGACGGCGTCGACGCCACCCCGGGTGAGCAGTCGCCGTACCCGGCCAGCAGCGAGCGCGGCGCAACCACCGGACCATGTGTCTGTTTCGAGTGGGAACTCCCCTTCGAGGTTGGCAACGAGGTGCAAAGCGATTCCTTGGCGTTCAACGTCGAATTCCACGCGGTGCAGGCGCGCAACACCAACGGGACGCAGAACCCTTGTGGTGAGGACATCGAAGCGCCGGCCGACGAGCCCCCGAATACGGACTTCGAGGACGGACAGGACAGCGGCTGGCAGCTCTTCGGAGACGCCACGACTTCCGAAGCACAGGTCGTGAGCACCGGCGGTAATCTCGGGGCATACCTCGAGGGAGTCGACACGGCTACCGGCGGTATCTGGTACTTCGATGCCCCGGAATCGTTCCTCGGTGACCAATCCGCGTTCGCCGGCGGAAGTCTAGCCTACGACCTCACACAATCTCCGGCGGGGTCGTTGGTTCGCGACGACATAGTCCTCGTCGGCGGTGGAACGACGCTGACGTACCGCTACGACTCTTCGGCGGATTTCCCAGCGCTAACACCCGCCTGGTCCGAGTACGAGATTCCGCTCGATACGAGTGCAGGCTGGCGAATCGGTACCAGCGGGTCGTACGGGAGCCGAACACCGGCGACATCAACACAAATCGCCGCCGTTCTCGGCGATTTGACGGCGCTCAGGATTCGCGGCGAGTTCGTTAACGGGAACGACACTGGCGGGCTGGATAACCCCCAATTCGTCGCACCGTAG
- a CDS encoding SipW-dependent-type signal peptide and vWA domain-containing protein, producing the protein MTQDPEPKLYDLSRRKMLAGIGAVGLASAGAGFGTSALFNDTETFEENSLTAGELDLLVDWQQTYSYSMGGEEITTFVNAHPDHDGDGEQSIIDPQTEEVSRYTDESRNLAGLNCENIPPLSEADFGTDPITEEPMETLMQFSDIKPGDEGEVTFSLHLCDNPGYVWMQASDVSESGGDHPDPEMAVDADNLPDLAEEIAVRLWYDADCDNVYDEAEPADIILTLDFSGSMLYDQFGGVVNEEEIEVDGDTYDETTKIDLVELGVKQFIEYLDESNADVEVGVAYFDGEGADNVGPRVGLLEGLTNDLSAVDTAVSGLRQKLANVVSGANNDPFINDGNADPSAGGGIATGTYIGEGVNEAQVELRDNGRSGVEYVNIVLSDGESFNGQGPTQFSDPTEAADNARDPQGSPTHGSPTPASPATNLYTISVGSANDSVLQSMAGPAGGAGGATAYFFDVNDPTNIPTVFGILSNAVGPESEIFNGSLADALAVLESGNGLPLDGNVSTPFDEFVESATDDDREPFAGGQMYCLGFSWELPFEAGNEVQGDTLGFNLGFYTEQARYNDGSGSAQA; encoded by the coding sequence ATGACTCAAGACCCAGAACCGAAACTGTACGACCTCTCTCGCCGCAAGATGCTCGCGGGCATCGGCGCGGTCGGCCTCGCTTCGGCGGGTGCCGGCTTCGGCACCTCGGCGCTGTTCAACGACACCGAGACCTTCGAGGAGAACTCCCTCACAGCGGGGGAACTCGACTTGCTCGTCGACTGGCAGCAGACCTACAGCTACTCGATGGGGGGTGAGGAAATCACTACGTTCGTCAACGCACACCCCGACCACGACGGCGACGGTGAACAGTCCATCATCGACCCCCAGACCGAGGAGGTCTCTCGATACACCGACGAGTCCCGCAACCTCGCGGGGCTGAACTGCGAGAACATCCCGCCGCTGTCGGAGGCCGACTTCGGCACGGACCCCATCACCGAAGAACCGATGGAGACGCTCATGCAGTTTAGCGACATCAAGCCCGGCGACGAGGGCGAGGTAACGTTCTCGCTGCACCTCTGTGACAACCCCGGCTACGTCTGGATGCAGGCCTCCGATGTCTCCGAGAGCGGGGGGGACCACCCCGACCCGGAGATGGCCGTCGACGCCGACAACCTCCCGGACCTCGCGGAGGAAATCGCCGTCCGTCTGTGGTACGACGCCGACTGCGACAACGTCTACGACGAGGCCGAACCGGCCGATATCATACTGACGCTGGATTTCTCCGGGTCGATGCTGTACGACCAGTTCGGCGGCGTCGTCAACGAGGAGGAAATCGAGGTCGACGGAGACACCTACGACGAGACGACGAAAATCGATCTCGTCGAGTTGGGCGTCAAGCAGTTCATCGAATACCTCGACGAGTCGAACGCCGACGTGGAGGTGGGCGTCGCCTACTTCGACGGCGAAGGCGCCGACAACGTCGGGCCCCGAGTGGGCCTCCTGGAGGGACTCACCAACGACCTCAGCGCCGTCGACACCGCCGTCTCCGGTCTCCGGCAGAAACTCGCCAACGTCGTCTCCGGCGCGAATAACGACCCGTTCATCAACGACGGCAACGCCGACCCCTCCGCTGGCGGCGGTATCGCCACCGGTACCTACATCGGGGAAGGCGTCAACGAAGCGCAAGTCGAACTCCGTGACAACGGTCGTTCCGGCGTCGAGTACGTGAACATCGTTCTCTCGGACGGCGAGTCGTTCAACGGGCAGGGACCGACGCAGTTCTCTGACCCGACGGAAGCCGCGGACAACGCCCGTGACCCGCAGGGGTCACCGACCCACGGCAGTCCGACGCCGGCCTCGCCCGCGACGAACCTCTACACCATCTCCGTCGGGAGCGCAAACGACAGCGTCCTCCAGTCGATGGCTGGACCCGCCGGCGGCGCGGGCGGTGCGACCGCCTACTTCTTCGACGTGAACGACCCGACCAATATTCCGACCGTCTTCGGCATCCTCTCGAACGCCGTCGGTCCGGAGTCGGAGATATTCAACGGGTCGCTGGCGGATGCACTCGCCGTCCTAGAGAGCGGAAACGGACTCCCGCTCGACGGCAACGTTTCGACGCCGTTCGATGAGTTCGTTGAATCGGCGACCGACGACGACCGTGAACCGTTCGCCGGCGGACAGATGTACTGTCTTGGATTCTCGTGGGAACTGCCCTTCGAGGCCGGCAACGAGGTGCAGGGCGATACGCTGGGTTTCAACCTCGGCTTCTACACCGAACAGGCGCGGTACAACGACGGAAGCGGGTCGGCACAGGCCTGA